A region of Pseudomonas putida DNA encodes the following proteins:
- a CDS encoding toluene tolerance protein has translation MQCSRLTQVDFDQLTLGAQVLEADSHGAKVYLLKDGNFLKVFRRKRLISSALLRPYSQRFVDNAARLAQLGIPTLEVISQHKLDLPGRTAVLYRPLPGRTLLQMSRDADFSWDTYLPRLIDLIRQLHRSGVYFRSLHLGNVVVTPDQHLGLIDVADMRFLRPPLSARMIRRNVQHMVRYIERENLGDQFPLADFEAALLAR, from the coding sequence ATGCAATGCTCCCGGCTCACCCAGGTCGACTTCGATCAGCTGACACTAGGCGCACAGGTGCTAGAGGCAGACAGCCATGGCGCCAAAGTCTACCTGCTCAAGGATGGTAATTTCCTTAAGGTTTTTCGCCGTAAGCGATTGATTTCATCTGCGCTGCTGCGCCCCTACTCCCAGCGCTTCGTCGACAACGCCGCGCGCTTGGCGCAACTGGGCATTCCCACCCTTGAGGTGATCAGCCAGCACAAGCTCGACCTGCCAGGCAGAACCGCGGTGCTGTATCGCCCGCTGCCCGGGCGGACCCTGTTGCAGATGTCGCGCGACGCCGACTTCAGTTGGGACACCTATCTGCCACGGTTGATCGATCTGATCCGCCAACTGCACCGCTCGGGCGTCTACTTCCGCTCGCTGCACCTGGGCAATGTCGTGGTCACCCCCGATCAGCACCTGGGGTTGATCGACGTCGCCGACATGCGTTTCCTGCGCCCGCCGTTGTCTGCACGCATGATTCGACGCAACGTGCAGCACATGGTGCGCTACATCGAGCGGGAGAACCTGGGTGACCAGTTCCCCCTCGCCGACTTCGAGGCAGCCCTGCTGGCCCGCTGA
- a CDS encoding glycosyltransferase family 2 protein, giving the protein MRFSNESDVTLVVTSCGRFELLKDTLESFDRYNTAPIREVFITEDSGDEAVHGAVPEHWKPHCKVFVNRPKLGQLPSIDLAYSHVKTPYIFHCEDDWHFYRQGFVEDSRAILEVSPNLLQVWLRSHAHDLSVHSPYIHLGDRQVIAGVPCYPLLSDKAEWQAFSLNPGLRRLSDYQRCAPFAAYAGEKALSRRYAELNLTAVTLEGDAVLHTGFGNHVTLPVEVERKAKRRQRDRIKLALTLVAGAVIGMGITIFVQ; this is encoded by the coding sequence GTGCGCTTTTCAAATGAGAGTGATGTCACGCTTGTCGTGACCAGCTGTGGGCGGTTCGAGCTGCTCAAAGACACCCTTGAGAGTTTCGATCGCTACAACACTGCGCCCATTCGCGAAGTTTTCATCACCGAAGATTCAGGTGACGAAGCCGTGCATGGGGCTGTGCCAGAGCACTGGAAACCGCACTGCAAGGTGTTCGTCAATCGGCCAAAACTGGGCCAGCTGCCGTCTATCGACCTGGCCTACAGCCACGTCAAGACGCCTTACATCTTCCATTGCGAAGATGACTGGCATTTCTATCGCCAAGGCTTCGTCGAAGACTCCCGGGCGATCCTTGAGGTCAGCCCGAACCTGCTGCAGGTCTGGCTGCGCAGCCATGCCCATGACCTGTCCGTGCACAGCCCTTACATCCACCTGGGCGATCGTCAGGTGATCGCGGGTGTGCCTTGCTATCCGCTGCTTTCCGATAAGGCAGAGTGGCAAGCGTTTTCGCTCAACCCCGGCCTGCGTCGTTTGAGCGATTATCAGCGCTGTGCGCCATTTGCCGCCTATGCTGGAGAAAAGGCGCTTTCCCGTCGCTATGCTGAGTTAAATCTGACAGCGGTCACCCTGGAGGGTGACGCAGTATTGCACACTGGTTTTGGTAATCACGTGACATTGCCCGTGGAAGTGGAGCGCAAGGCCAAGCGTCGTCAACGTGATCGGATAAAGCTGGCATTGACGCTGGTGGCGGGTGCCGTGATCGGCATGGGTATCACCATTTTTGTTCAATGA
- a CDS encoding glycosyltransferase, with the protein MKVLFLVQKEQRAILDRLYDGVAANCECDLRWLTSEDQRNLRRYFKREVQVERYDRIVFFLRFKQEIRQVAFIQTVPNLVILEHDAYQNYIPCKYTGKFSAHYRKLPWARVISSGYMVSERLRQEGFDAVFVPKGYDERLLTDQGRERDIELAFVGSTNSVAYSGRKALLDELGRVENLVVTRTKSGEDYCNTLNRIRFFVSADVGMGEYMIKNFEAMACGCVLLAFDQGEEENRALGLQDMHNVVFYDSIPTLQEKLRSLRADPALAQRIAENGRHLAVSRFSFGEVGRSIVDHMRPALRPHPPLSAWQRLRLKLGI; encoded by the coding sequence ATGAAAGTCTTATTTCTGGTGCAGAAGGAACAGCGGGCGATCCTCGACCGCCTGTACGATGGCGTCGCGGCCAACTGCGAATGTGACCTGCGCTGGCTGACCAGTGAAGACCAGCGTAACCTGCGCCGCTACTTCAAGCGTGAAGTGCAGGTTGAACGTTATGACCGCATCGTGTTCTTCCTGCGCTTCAAGCAGGAGATCCGCCAGGTGGCGTTCATCCAGACGGTGCCGAACCTGGTCATCCTCGAACATGACGCCTACCAGAACTACATCCCCTGCAAGTACACCGGCAAGTTCAGCGCGCATTACCGTAAGCTGCCGTGGGCGCGGGTGATCAGTTCGGGCTACATGGTCAGCGAGCGCCTGCGCCAGGAAGGCTTTGACGCGGTCTTCGTGCCCAAGGGCTACGATGAGCGCCTGCTGACTGACCAGGGGCGTGAGCGCGATATCGAGCTGGCGTTCGTGGGCAGCACCAACAGCGTTGCCTACAGTGGGCGCAAGGCGCTGCTGGACGAGCTGGGGCGGGTCGAGAACCTGGTAGTAACCCGCACCAAGTCGGGCGAGGACTACTGCAACACGCTCAACCGTATTCGTTTCTTCGTCAGTGCCGACGTCGGCATGGGCGAATACATGATCAAGAACTTCGAGGCCATGGCCTGTGGCTGTGTGTTGCTGGCGTTCGATCAGGGCGAGGAAGAAAACCGCGCCCTGGGCCTGCAGGACATGCACAACGTGGTGTTCTACGACAGCATCCCGACCCTCCAGGAAAAGCTTCGCAGTTTGCGGGCAGACCCTGCGCTGGCCCAGCGGATTGCTGAAAACGGCCGCCATCTGGCGGTTTCTCGTTTCAGTTTCGGTGAAGTTGGACGTAGCATCGTCGACCACATGCGCCCTGCGCTCAGGCCTCATCCGCCGTTGTCTGCCTGGCAGCGGTTACGCCTGAAACTGGGCATTTAA
- a CDS encoding glycosyltransferase: MNIVNMMWAGGSPYMSIHKVHRQVLSHAGPDARISNWLLLGSGLCCGLGSTREWHMPPRALKGRHLWRLLRPWLRMRLRKALAEAQAEIVLLDGVGVARLVLPLLQQIPGVRAKVLFHGKTRLTASDIRLLRALPPERLSIAAVSHTLAETLEHDLGRPVQTLRMALDPRAFVEPLLSREQARQALALLPGSGQVLGAVGRLVESKGFEMLIEAFAKAVIRKPDLQLAIIGEGPLHAVLQARLDELGLAGRVHLCGHREDLQQLYRAFDWLLVPSRSEGLGLVVQEAVMADVPVVCSDLLVFREQLLDTGGYLPIADECAWAEAIEHCSVPDSAAVAARQRQALAPEQAWQAFQNGSQSLLRG, encoded by the coding sequence ATGAACATCGTCAATATGATGTGGGCAGGCGGTTCGCCGTACATGTCCATCCACAAGGTTCATCGGCAGGTGCTGTCTCACGCAGGGCCCGATGCCCGGATCAGCAACTGGCTGCTGCTGGGCAGCGGGCTTTGCTGTGGGCTCGGTTCGACCCGGGAGTGGCACATGCCGCCGCGTGCGCTCAAGGGGCGTCACCTGTGGCGCCTGCTGCGGCCCTGGCTGCGCATGCGTTTGCGCAAGGCGCTGGCCGAGGCCCAGGCCGAGATCGTGCTGCTCGACGGCGTCGGCGTCGCGAGGCTGGTACTGCCGCTTTTGCAGCAGATTCCCGGGGTGCGTGCCAAGGTGCTGTTCCACGGCAAGACGCGCCTGACGGCGAGTGATATTCGCCTGTTGCGCGCGCTCCCGCCCGAGCGCTTGAGCATCGCCGCGGTTTCGCACACGCTTGCCGAAACCCTTGAACATGATCTCGGCAGACCGGTACAGACCTTGCGCATGGCGCTCGACCCTCGGGCCTTCGTCGAACCGCTGTTGAGCCGGGAGCAGGCCAGGCAGGCGCTGGCGTTGCTGCCAGGTAGCGGGCAAGTGCTTGGCGCGGTGGGGCGGCTGGTGGAGAGCAAAGGGTTTGAAATGCTGATCGAGGCGTTTGCCAAGGCGGTTATCCGCAAGCCCGATCTGCAGCTGGCAATTATCGGTGAAGGCCCCCTGCATGCCGTGTTGCAAGCGCGCCTCGACGAGCTGGGCCTGGCCGGGCGTGTTCACCTGTGCGGCCACCGAGAAGACCTGCAACAGCTGTACCGGGCATTTGACTGGCTGCTGGTGCCTTCGCGTTCAGAGGGCCTGGGGCTGGTGGTACAAGAGGCGGTGATGGCCGATGTGCCGGTGGTCTGCAGCGATCTGCTGGTGTTTCGTGAGCAGTTGCTGGACACCGGGGGCTACCTGCCGATTGCCGACGAGTGCGCCTGGGCCGAGGCCATAGAGCATTGCAGCGTGCCAGACAGCGCGGCCGTGGCCGCCCGGCAGCGCCAGGCGCTGGCACCGGAGCAGGCCTGGCAGGCATTTCAGAATGGTTCGCAAAGCCTGCTGCGCGGTTGA
- a CDS encoding PIG-L deacetylase family protein, with the protein MSRKQQLLKRHRRNKRLGLLAGLAALIALGVLAWWWLPLLLLPLAWAAHEAWFADHLFYAPGEDYAYDFGDQTHAVAASLQGGLLKADAALKGDETLVLELRVKSSWLGRFLDPRVELLAGEFSDRQAFERGVDGLRFLNLTGMAASLKAGTLRVRGRHCRLQGEPRLWITPSVELQRRRVMVIAPHADDAELAAYGLYSQADETWVVTLTAGEIEAEHYQQMGLGKAEAARLKGRLRAWDSIAVPRWAGVPESRCVQLGYFCLQLPAMQAAPDVPAASREADMADIRPFRQFNPFALPADSDGAPTWHNLLADLRALLEMARPEVLVMPHPQLDPHPDHICAQAAVLEVLQGLAWQPQTLLCYANHLHDNDRWPMGDSGDGVALPPQLSAEQPWAPCALVLDLPTQHDKAMALGMMHDLQPPAPFKRRLRRLLQRWLAGRRPSPYGENEFFRKAVRRHELFWRREL; encoded by the coding sequence GTGAGCCGCAAACAGCAGTTGCTCAAGCGCCATCGGCGCAACAAGCGCCTGGGCCTGCTCGCAGGCCTGGCCGCGCTGATCGCGTTGGGTGTGCTGGCCTGGTGGTGGTTACCGCTTTTGTTGCTGCCGCTGGCCTGGGCCGCCCATGAGGCCTGGTTCGCTGACCACCTGTTCTACGCGCCGGGTGAGGACTACGCCTACGACTTCGGTGATCAAACCCATGCAGTGGCGGCCAGCCTGCAGGGTGGGCTGCTGAAGGCCGACGCGGCGCTCAAGGGTGACGAAACCCTCGTCCTGGAGCTGCGGGTAAAGAGCAGCTGGTTGGGGCGATTCCTTGACCCTCGGGTAGAACTGTTGGCAGGTGAATTCAGTGATCGGCAGGCTTTCGAGCGCGGTGTCGATGGGCTTCGCTTCCTCAACCTGACCGGCATGGCCGCATCGCTCAAGGCCGGTACGCTGCGTGTGCGTGGCCGCCATTGTCGGCTGCAGGGCGAACCGCGCCTGTGGATAACCCCCAGCGTCGAGCTGCAGCGCCGCCGGGTGATGGTGATTGCGCCGCATGCCGATGATGCCGAACTGGCAGCTTATGGCCTGTACAGCCAAGCCGACGAAACCTGGGTGGTCACCCTGACTGCCGGCGAGATCGAAGCCGAACACTATCAACAGATGGGCCTGGGCAAGGCCGAGGCGGCGCGTCTGAAAGGGCGTTTGCGCGCCTGGGACAGCATTGCCGTACCGCGTTGGGCCGGCGTGCCGGAATCGCGTTGCGTGCAGTTGGGCTACTTCTGCCTGCAATTGCCCGCCATGCAGGCGGCGCCGGATGTGCCGGCCGCTTCACGCGAAGCCGACATGGCCGATATCCGCCCGTTCCGCCAGTTCAACCCCTTTGCGCTGCCTGCCGACAGTGATGGTGCGCCGACCTGGCACAACCTGCTGGCCGACCTGCGTGCGTTGCTGGAGATGGCCCGGCCAGAGGTGCTGGTAATGCCACACCCGCAACTCGACCCGCACCCGGACCATATCTGTGCCCAGGCTGCGGTACTGGAAGTCTTGCAGGGGCTGGCCTGGCAGCCGCAAACGCTGCTGTGCTACGCCAACCACCTGCATGACAACGACCGTTGGCCGATGGGCGACAGCGGCGACGGCGTGGCCTTGCCGCCGCAACTGAGCGCCGAGCAGCCCTGGGCGCCGTGCGCGCTGGTGCTGGACCTGCCGACCCAGCACGACAAGGCCATGGCCTTGGGCATGATGCACGACCTGCAGCCACCCGCGCCGTTCAAGCGCCGCCTGCGCCGGTTGTTGCAACGCTGGCTGGCCGGGCGCCGGCCATCGCCCTATGGCGAGAACGAATTCTTCCGCAAGGCTGTGCGCCGACATGAACTGTTCTGGCGCCGAGAGCTGTAA